GCTTTGGATCAGACCTTCTAACCACTTCTGTGATTACAAATACAAACTACAGCGAAGAGAGCAAGCTATTAAACCAAAACTGGCTTAGCAGGGAGATCCTTAGCGTCCTTCTTTCCCACTACTCGATTCACCACCACTATttatcactgaaaatgaaggagCAAGGAAAATACCTGATGccttcacagcactgagatGTGCAGACAATTGCCAAAGCTCAACACAAACACCAGCGTAGACAAAACGGCTTTGAAACACTTCTCATCACACCGACAACCACGgatgtctttctttctttttcctataaTCTACTGAATAGCAGTTCACTATGATGTATTTATACACAGCATTTACATTCCGCCTGTGCCACTGACCTCCTTGGTCAGTGTTGGTGCCAGCTCTTCCTAAAGGCTGCATACAGCACCCCATATGCATGATCAGAGAAACACAGCTGAAGATGTGAGCAGGGAAGGACAAGGCACAGCACATACAAGGTTCTTTATGATGCAAACTTGACAGTTTAGAATCTGCATGGAAAAGTGTTTTTGTGCTccttgcacagcacagcttttgTCACAGCCACAGGGAGACCTGAGCTGGGCTGTACATCAGTGGCTGCTCACGCACCACACAGCAACGCTGTTGTACAAACAAAAGCACCACTCTTGTATGTCACTTCCCAACACAAAGGGGAGAGGAGCAAGCAAGTCTCACggctgctctcagcagtgctttcaTCGCTGGCAATCTCCTCGCAGCCAGGCCCTGAGGAACAAGTCAACAAGCGGGCACCCCTGCGCTCTGCGGAGAGGAGCCACCAGGCCCCAGCAGCCGGCTTGCTGCCAGTGCTTTCAGTGTATTTGAGCCAGTAATTTTCTGGAAACGTTTTTAGTTTGGATCTGTACCGATGGaactgagcacagctctgtgatTTGTGCACTGTGGACTTGGAGGTACCCCATGCTTAAAGCACGCAGTGCCGGTAGTGCTTCCGAGACACAACACAACCACGGCACAGACCCACAGGAGTCCACCACAGGGCCGCCGGGCTGATTCCACCTGCAGGCAGTTCACACAGCGCTCACCCCGCCCTGCACACCActcacacagagcacagcatggAGGTGACTTTGCTGCTATAAGATGATAAAGAGGCATTTTCTCCCCCCGCAGAGCTCACCTGTGGCAGCCTCAGCCGAGCGGCCGcacttcccttcccttgctcTGAAATTACTGCACACCAGTTGGGCAAGATGGGTCTGCTACAGCTAAACTGGTGGCTTCGGAGCAAATGGCGGAGGTGACGGGCCAGATAACGGCACCGGCACGAGGTGAGGACACTAAAAGCTGCTCATccgggctgcagctgctctgcccctcaGCCCAGAGGCGGTGTGACCTCAGCCGCCCCCCACCGCGTGCAGCCCAGGCCTGGCgccaccactgccaccacagcAGCGCGACACCGCCTGAGCGCTTCAGCCCTGGGTCACTGCAAGCTGCCCGCGCTATCGCTGCcgagaaaatgaaaaattgggggaaaaaaacaaaacatttttaatactttgACGGGTCCATCAGTGCccattaaaaatagaagagctATCACAGCGAGAGAGCACCTTAATTATACGCCGGCCTCTCTGACGGAGCCTCACGAGGCCGAACCCTCCGCCCAGCACGCAGCACGGCGCGCGCGCTTCCCGCTCCCGCCTGGGAGCGACTTCACCCGCAGGCCGTCACGGCGTGGCCGCTCTACAGCGCCCCCCAGCGGCGCTGCGCTTTGCCCGCCCTGCGATTGGCCGCCGCCCAGAGACGGGGTGCGTCCCCCCGCGGCGCGCTGAGCCCGAGCGACGCCCATTGGCCGGCGGGCTCTGGGTGGGCGGGGCGGGGCAGTgggagcgcggcgcggggcggggcggccgctGAGCGGAGCCGCCTGGCGGGAGGGCGGCCGGGGAGCAGCGGTGCAGCGGTCGGAGGGACGGGAGGCAAGTGTGCGTGGAGGTACCGgcgtgagggggggggggggcgaggtCGTGCGGGGGGCGTGGGGTTCCGTTCCGAGGGAGacgggggtggggggaagaaagagagaaagaaagaaagagggaaagaacgCCCCGAGCAGCCGGACTGCCCGTGCTGAGCGTTACGTGAACTCTGCTCGGGACACAGGCGTGCTCAGCTCCCGCTGTGCGCAGCCACGCACGGGGCTGGTGGGGGTTGGAGGCCTTCGGTCCTCCGGTGACTGCTGTGTGCCCCCGTGTGCCGCTGCTCCTTTGGTGCTTGTGCAGCCCGGCCCGCTGCCAGCTGGCTCTGCGCCGCGCTCGGGTGCCCGGGGCTCTCTGGTAAGCGGCCGCGGGGCAGAGCCGGCCCGGCAGCGGGGCGGAGGCGAGCGCAGAAAGAGGAGCGGAGCGGTGTTCGTTGTTCTGAGTGGCCGCCCCGGGCGCCCAGCGCTGGGCGAGGAGGAGCCTTTGTCAGCCCTGTGTCAGCTCTGTGGCCCGGGGCCTTCCAGCTGCCAGCAccaggaggagggagaggtCCGGACGGAGACGAGGCGCAGAGCGTTGGGCTGCTGCGGGTGCCGGCAGAGCTGGGCCGGCCCAGCGTTTGGTGTGCGTTGCGGATACCGAGACCTGTCGGATCAGTCGGGCTGCAGGGGCTGAAGAATCGGGTGGAACTGCTCACAGCATTGCTGTGCCTACACCTTGGCCACATACGGCCTCAGAACGTAGCCCAGACTCAGTGACCTGGGAGCTGAAGTGGAAGCGCTCTGCCTGGCTATGGCTGTGTGTAGTCACGAGTTAACAAGCACCCGTTGTTAAGGGATGTGGAGGTGGGTGCAgacaaaatagtatttttcctttgaatccCAACAGTATAAACCGGATAACGTTTGATCGCACGCCAAGTCAACAGATCGTGACCAAAAAACGAAAGAAAACTTTGCCGTGCTGAGAGCTCCCATGTAAAGTAGGACGGCGGTGAAGTGCATCTTCCCACTCCTGTACCATGGCAGGTGTGTGTGCATTGGCATCGCTCTATatgagcagcacagcctggtgaAGGCACGGAGCAAACCtggtgaaaaaggaaaagcaatattTACCAGAATGACTGGACTACAATGTATGCCCTGCTTTTTATGCTACATCCTAAAGGCAGGGACGCTTCGTCGTAAGGGAAAGCATATTATTCAGAAACTACCATACATAGTAGTTCCATTCCAAGGCAGAGCTGAGCGCTATCTGCAGTGAGTCATGCTGTTAACATGGAAGCTGTCTGTGTGATTTAGTCAAGCCATGGACTGTGTAGAAATTcggggcagggctgctctccctCGCAGTGGGACGGGGTGAGCCGCCCTCACAGCTGGCTGCCTCCCCACAGCTGGACAGGGAGTGCAGAGCGTGGTACCAAACCTTTGTCCAAGCCTGAAGTTAAGCAATGTGAGTCCcactcctgtttgttttttactgctCTGCTCCAGTTATTTACTGGAACATTATTACGCCTGAGGGGatagaaatggaagaaaaaagcttttattttgcttcccCGTGAGAACTCCTTAGGGAAACACCCAGGCCTAGAGCAACAGGCAGCTTCTGGTTGTGGCAGGGAGATTTTCCCAGGAAGGAGTTAGCTTTTCTGCAGTTAACTCATGGCTTTTTAAATAACAACTCAGAGGGAAGAAGATACCCTCTGGGTGGAAGCGTGACATTTAATGGGAACCCCCTATTTGCTTCCTTCACATTTTCCTACTACGTGGCTGCTCGCTTCTTTGGCTTCCTCTGAAGGTATTTTCTTATCCTGCTTCCATCTCTGATGCTTTCTGTTGTAACTATTTACCTTACAGTTAGCTTTAAATTGCACATCACGCTGGAGGACACACATGAGTGGGTATGTTTCACACTGTCCAACTCCATCACATCTGGACTTCGGGGCCTGAAGATTCACATCCTTACAGGAGGAACTGGGAGGCCTTGGCATCCTGCCTTTCATCCAGGGAGAAGATTCACCCAGGGTCGTCCTCTTTTAGTGACACGTCAGCTTGGGTTCGCCTGGCTGTGTGCACATCCAGGATCCCAGCAGCTCCTACAGGGCGAATCTTGGGAAGGTTGTCAGGTgccaggcagggctggcagaAGCCATGCGGGTGTCCTGCAGACAAGCCCCGTGCTGCAGAAGGTGCAGCCCATGTGCATCAACAACAAATCCCAATACCTGCAGCTTTTCAGAAGCGCCGGCCACGCAGCACTGCTCACAAAAAGCTATTAATGCAGAGTCATTTCCTTCAGGTTCCCTCGCGGGGCTGAACCAGCGCCATTGCTTTGTACAGGGACTGCTGGCCTGCTCGAAAGAAAAGAATCTGGGGACTAGGGAGAACTGAGCAGTCTGTTAAATAGCTTAGGCAAGACAAAAACAGTGCATGGCGACCTCGAACAGCTATTCTGTGGTTTCCCTTCTAGCATTCTGAAGGGTACTTGGAGTGAAGGGCAAGGCAAGAATGTAAACCGTCATCTCAAACACTCAGAGCTCAGCATGTTGTTCtctttgccttccctttcccccacaTTCCAACACTCTGGCTATAGGGACTCTGTATCAAAGATGAGAAAAACGTGGAGAGAGGTTCTATATGGGTTATGCTCTGAAATGCTCACAGAAACTAGGGCTGCACAGATCCCTGTGATCTGTGGGCTACCTCGTGATTGCTGAACTACCTCGCTGTAAGAGGAAATGACTCACTTTCTCGTGGATTGTTAGGCCTGAATAGTCTTGGTGTACCATTAAGCACAGAAGGAATTAGGCGCACTGAAAAATTGAACGTACAACGTAAAGCACTTCCCTTACTGCAAACTGTGAATAGCACAACGTCAGCTTTTGCTTCAGAGCTACCTTTATGTATGTTTTAAAGAACCACAAGCACCTGGGCTGTGTGAGAACAAGGGTGCAGAGGTGTAGGGAAAGATGAGCGTGCTGCGCTCTACTTCCCTTTCAGCAGACATCAGGCTATTTTCAGTGATGTGTCTTATAACTGGAAGCACAGGCAGGCGAAGCACGGCTGGGGCAATGGAGGAAGGAGCTGgctgtgtgggttttttattCATGTAGCTGCtgcctttttgccttttttttttttttttcccttccttttttcttcattttgtcatGCAGGGAGGATCAGTGGGAACAAACAGTAGAGCACTCTGTTTGGTTCCAAAAGTCTGCCTCAGCTCTGACCCAAAACAGCACTCTGGGCGGTGTGTATCTGCAGCTAATCCTCAAGAAAATGAGCGTGCAGTCAGAAATGGGAGACTGGCTCCAGAGACCACGGATGTCCTCCCTGTGCTGCATCCAGCCCATCGTCAGCCAGCTCACAGCGCTAGCACGGCgcctgtgcagctgtgctggcagggaCAGAAGGGCCTGGCTCCGGTCCCCTCCAGCTGTCACAGTGCAGAAACTCCCCGTGTGTGAAGTATTTCAGGCCAGTCTGATTTCTTTAGCATGGGAATGAAGTTATACTGGTAAAAAGCATGgttgtaatggaaaaaaaaaaaacaaacgctCTGTATTAGAGAGCTTCCAGTGCTGTGAATGGAACCACCCCAATACAGACCGGGTTGTTGCAAAGTGGGGTCAGAAactttgaaaaattaattctaAAAGGTCATAAACTAATGTGGAGAGTggaaaagagattatttttaacCTCCACCGACACGGGAAGCTTCTCACTTGCACGCAGGCTCGCTGCTCGGCCTCGTCCTGGTGGTCTGTTAAGTGCAGCTTCAtcacttctttgttttcctctcttcaggGTGAGCTGGAGATGGTGGACCACCTCGCAAACACTGAGATCAACAGCCAGCGCATTGCTGCTGTGGAAAACTGCTTCGGGGCTTCTGGACAACCCCTAGCCGTGCCAGGAAGAGTCCTTTTGGGAGAAGGGATTTTAACCAAAGAATGCCGCAAGAAACCAAAGCCTCGCATATTCTTCCTGTTCAATGACATCCTCGTGTACGGGAGCATAGTGATTAACAAAAGGAAGTACAATTCCCAGCACATCATTCCCCTTGAAGATGTCACTTTGGAGACGCTGCCAGACACTTTGCAGATGAAGAACCGCTGGATGATCAAAACCTCAAAGAAGTCCTTTGTGGTTTCTGCAGCCTCCCTGACGGAGAGGAAGGAGTGGATCAGCCATCTGGAGGAGTGCATCAGGCACCTGCTGACAAAAACGGGCAGGCAGCCCTCCACAGAGCACGCGGCCCCCTGGATCCCCGACAAGGCGACAGACATCTGCATGCGCTGCACACAGACCAAGTTCTCCACGCTCACTCGAAGGCACCACTGCCGCAAGTGTGGCTTTGTGGTGTGTGGAGACTGCTCCAGGCAGAGGTTTTTGATGCCTCGGCTGTCCCCCAAGCCCTTGAGGGTCTGCAACCTGTGCtacaggcagctgctggcagaacagaagaaggaagaggaggctgactGTCAGCAGCCAGAGCAGTACCGTTCCGCCATTCCGGGCTATGAGCCCTCCAGTGGTGATGACAGTGACAAGTCTGATGATTACAAAGTTGATCAGTGGCCTGCAGACACGGAGTTTTATACCTCAGAAGTATCTTGGTCATCTTTCCATAGCTGACCTCCTTGAGAACCAATGGTGTTTAAATAATGGGAAGCCAACTTCTGGCCTCCAATGCATGTCCTTCTCGGTGTGTTCTGCGGAGGCCATGCCTGGGAAGGTGGATATTGGCCCCTGTTTGTGCTGTCTGCAAGGGGAACAAAGGTCAGGGACTACCCCAAGTCATTCTGAGAACGTCTCATATACGCAAGCAGAGAGTGACAGGTTAGAGAAGAGCACGGACTAGAGATCAGTCTTGATCCAAGTGAGTTCACCCTTCTGTGCCTTAGTCTTCCTGCCTGCAAAAATGGAGCAATAATACTCTTGGGAGAAAAAAGAGCTAGCAATCCTTGGCTGAAATATGCTTGCCTGCTCATGTTGAATTCCTCCTTCAGAGGTGATGGGACCTCCAGATGGGTGCACTGCAGAAAACTGGTGCTTTTGCTTCCCACGAAGCATTCTGTCCGCAGAGAACAGAGAACTTGTAGGGCTGGCTCTTTTCACAAGTATTACATCTACTTCAGAGATTGTCGTTGCAGCTGTGCAAAGCTGCCTCTCCTCAGTGGGTGGTGAGATAGGCGTGGACTTTGACTTCTACACCAGGAATTCTGAACTTTGGAAACACTAAGGAATTGGCACAGTGAATGCATATGAGGCTTATCAAAGGGCCGGGGCTCTCATATGGAAAGAAATCGTGATATTAGATGTCTGTGATATCAACAAGGAAGGGAGGGATGGGAAGAGGGACAGGTACGTTTAtacaaaggagagaaggaaaaggtttACTGCGGTTGACTCAACTTAAGCGCAGAGCTACAGATCTCAAAACCAGGCAGTTTCACCAGATTGCCAGAGAGCTGATGACCTCAAGCCTATCAGGTAAAAGAGTTGCCCAGGGAAGACTTTTAGCAAGTCTCAATTTGGGGCATTTTTCtagaatttttaaaatcaaagagCTTCAGCATTTTGATTCCCACTCCCTTCCTAAAAAAGTCCTCAAGGAATTGAACACTCCTGTGCTCGCTCACTTGTATCAGTTGCACAAGTTCAAAGTTAAGGTCCTTAATGCATCTTCAGGATTGGAGCCCAAGAAAATTAATCTGAGATGAACTTAAAAGTTCAAAATAAGTTCAAATATTTGAGTAAACACAGTTTGTTTCTGTCATAATGTAGCGCTGGAGTAAATATGCTGAAAATTAGACAACAGCAATTATATTGCAGCAGACATTGCCACAAACTCAGTTAATAATTCtagtatatttttatatggtgtattttattttctgggaaAGGAACATGGCTGAGAATCCACTGCCAACGTTATAAACCATTTCCTTACCAGTTTCTGGTCTAAAAATGGCATTGAATGCCACGTGGCCAGGTtgagattttttaaatttaagctCAAAATAATCattcttactttcttttgtAAACTGCCACTGTCCAATCAATTTGTATTACTTGACTGTGTGAGAATAAAGATATGGCTACCAGGAAGAAGCCAGAAAAATATGTCAGTGAAGTGTGTTATTTTACATgagcctgaaaaagaaatggcacagaTGCTGTGATTGAGGCACAGCCAGCCAGCACGAAATCCAGCTCTTAGCAACTCTTCAGCCACGGGATGGACATTTTAGTCTTGCATTTACTACCAGAAGGtgaatatttttgaagaaattgCCAAACCTGAcgcttcctttctgtttatacCATTTTATCATCTGTCTGAGTTTTCCCAAGTCTTTTGCAATCCCCTGTGGTAGTCTATATTAATTGGAATGGGATTTTTCCGGTGGGGCCACAGCTTGGGGTAGGTCAACAAACCTTCTGACCTaaacagatgttttttaaagtaGTAAGTACACCAAGTTCTGTTTTCTGCCATCCCTCTTCGAGTTTAGTTCATAATTCTCAGCAGCAGCGATTGTTTTTATAATGCCTCCCACCCACCAGAAGGGTGTATATGctatgcaaacagaaaatgaccttaaaaataaacagccaTTTGAACAGTTCACAAGCCAAAAATAGCACAGTTGTTGAATCAGCGTGCATAACTTGAGTTCCAATTCTGTACTCCATAGGCAAAACTCTCAGTTTCTTCCCAGTAATTGGCTTCAGGAATATATTCCAGTTTTGAACCTACTCCTCAGTCCTCTTAGAgatcagcttttcttctgtatcCAAAGGTCTTACTATTATCAGTTCCCAAGAGATCTATGAATTGTTTTTATCCACTAATAGAGAATAGTCACACCTctaataatcacagaatcattaaggtgggaaaagacctctaagatgatcTAGTTCAGCAGTCCAGCTGCCACCAGCATTGCCCACTCTCTGTGTCCCTGAGTACCACCCTTActctttccttaaacacctgtgggaacagtgactccaccacctccccaggcaggcagcctgctccaatgcctcaccacttcttctaagtttttcctaatatccaacctgaatctctcctggaacaacttgaggccattccctctcgtcctgtTGCAGTTACCTGGGAGgagaggccgacccccacctcaccacaacctcctctgaggcagctgggagtgataaggtctcctcagagcctcctcttctacagactaaacaaacccagttccctcagctgcttcgCATAAGATTTGCAATAAGTGCCTCTTTGTAGAGCGAGATCTTTTTTGCAATCacagcagcaagaaagaaaaggaaccCAGCCCCTTTTTTATGTGCGTGCTATAATTCATGCCATTTTGTGAAATGCACAAACATTCCAGCTATTCTTACTTTCCCATTCCATACAGAAAAAGGGTATGAAAAAGAGTCAAGCACAGAAAAGCTGTGATACCCATGAGAGGAAGGGCAACTAGCAAGACACGCACTGCTACTTTAAGTATCAGTCTGAATGTTGCTTTAGACCCGAGGTGCATACTGGCAATTGCACTTCCATAAACTTCAGATGGACACATTGCCTTCCTGTACCTTCACATTCTTTCTCACAGTTTTCCATTCTTGCAAGACAGTCCGTGCTACTCTCTGTGATGCAGCCATGCAGACAGAGCTTCAGGGCATcgctcagcagctgctcctgaaacgctggctgtgctggtgctgatgGGCAAGGAGACCTGGAAAGGCTGGGGCTGCCAGAGGTTGGAGAACACCTTTCACCTGAAAGACCTTAGAAACAGAGCAATTCTTACATTGTTAAAGCATGTGACAAGAGGAGCGTGCCTAGAGAAACATCAGGAAATTTAAACAAggcctctttttttcctttttctttccactcttcTTTAGTTTTATTAGCCAAGCTCAGCGCTGTGATTAGAGCCTGAGGCTCCTGGCATCTGGCCGGCTCAACACACAGGTTTTACATCATGGTCAGTGCTATTACAGTCCATCTTGGAGTTTTCCAGCCTGATTCTATCTCCAGTGCATTAATGGGGCAtttcctgattttatttatttatttatttttgagctAAGTACGTCTGTGGCCCGGGACTCgttaaaatgtgaaaaaccagcagaaagagcagcagtCTGAATGCTCACTTGGAAAAAACACATGCAGGCAGGGGACTCTGTGGGGTCACAGCCTCTCCCTAAAGGACTCCCAAACACGATGCATGGGGATTAGTTGCCAGAAGGTTTCCTTGCACAGATTCCTGTGTGAAGGTGTTGAcacccaaacacagcagcactgtgtggcCATCCcagtgggggggggagggggagggctGGTTTGGGAAAATCCAACTGGCTGAAATTGGATCTTTCTGCTCCTTCGAGCAGAACCTGGAACCCAGTCACTGCAAGAGAAACACAAGAGCTTTTTGGCACTCAGCAAAatctctgctttgcagctgggCACACAAGTCAGAGGATAGTCCCCATAGCTGTCAGGAGCGAGAAGAATGTGCATGCATGGAACAAGGGAAACAAAATTGGAATGGTAGCAGACCTCCTGAAATCAGACATCCACATCAGCGCTCCACAATCcgtgggaaggaagaagagacactgccacagcAGCTAGTCACAAGAGCAGAATGAAAGTTAGCAGGGAAATGTAAGTGCATCTGTGAGtaagctgaaaagaaaggatGGAAGGGCTTCAGTGCAAAGGCGTGCTCCGGCCCGAGGCACGGCCAAGGAACAGCACAGGCtgtggagcacactgctgactcagcaCAACGTCCGGCCATCTGAAGGCAGCACAACGAAGTGAGCCAGCTCCGCAGTTCCAAGTCACTCAAATAGTTTTTATCCCAAGCAGAAGTTCTGGCTCTGCCACAGCCCACGGCCTCTTGCATCTCACTACAACTGCGAAGCggttcttcattttcctcagctTGGGATTTTTGGTTAACAAAGGAATGACAAGCACAGACGGACCCAACCACAGCAGAGCTTTAAAGGGACACGTCTCAAACTAAAAACAGAGGCTTCTACATCTGGCTCTTTCTGCTCCAAGCCTTGGATTTTTAAGAAGGGCGTTAGCAGAGAGGAGGTCACTCTGTGCTTACTGCTATTTCCACAGCAGACACAGTGTCACAACGTAACTCCAAGAAACTCTTGCCCAGCCACCCCAGATGGGAGTGCTGGAGGGGCTCTCCCAGTGACGCTGTGCACCGGGGGTGCAGCaaacagccagggctgctttaCACCATACATCACACACAGAAATCACG
The sequence above is drawn from the Gallus gallus isolate bGalGal1 chromosome 11, bGalGal1.mat.broiler.GRCg7b, whole genome shotgun sequence genome and encodes:
- the PLEKHF1 gene encoding pleckstrin homology domain-containing family F member 1, whose translation is MVDHLANTEINSQRIAAVENCFGASGQPLAVPGRVLLGEGILTKECRKKPKPRIFFLFNDILVYGSIVINKRKYNSQHIIPLEDVTLETLPDTLQMKNRWMIKTSKKSFVVSAASLTERKEWISHLEECIRHLLTKTGRQPSTEHAAPWIPDKATDICMRCTQTKFSTLTRRHHCRKCGFVVCGDCSRQRFLMPRLSPKPLRVCNLCYRQLLAEQKKEEEADCQQPEQYRSAIPGYEPSSGDDSDKSDDYKVDQWPADTEFYTSEVSWSSFHS